The following are encoded together in the Ranitomeya imitator isolate aRanImi1 chromosome 4, aRanImi1.pri, whole genome shotgun sequence genome:
- the LOC138674636 gene encoding olfactory receptor 1E16-like — MENQTIIQYFQIVAFSHSTKNHLLFFALFLFIYLIGLLGNIIIITCVIIDEHLHTPMYIFLSNLSVVDMILTSSTLPKLLDILLTGKNSISFGECFTQMCFYIFAACTEDVLLSLMSYDRYVAICKPLYYHLIMKRRNYILYLLSIWMATSVNALFFTMTIYQIDICHSNKIQQFFCDIKALNKIACANIKIHLIMSFEIIILGVIQFIISLSSYVKIISIVLNIPSITGRKKAFSTCTSHLTVLSTFYGAGMCMYLKPPSEHPELDLVFSTLYTAVAPMLNPIVYSLRNKEVKVAIKKIIDLK; from the coding sequence ATGGAGAACCAAACAATCATTCAGTATTTCCAGATTGTGGCTTTTTCCCATTCAACGAAGAACCATCTtttattttttgctctatttctcttCATTTATTTGATTGGATTACTTGGTAACATCATTATAATCACGTGTGTGATCATTGATGAGCACCTCCATACACCCATGTACATCTTTCTTAGCAACTTGTCAGTGGTGGACATGATTTTAACTTCATCAACCCTCCCAAAACTGTTGGACATTTTACTCACCGGGAAGAACTCAATATCATTCGGAGAATGCTTCACCCAAATGTGTTTTTATATATTTGCTGCCTGTACGGAAGATGTGCTGTTGTCTTTAATGTCCTATGACCGATATGTGGCCATCTGTAAACCATTATATTACCACTTGATTATGAAACGTAGGAATTATATATTATATCTGTTGAGCATTTGGATGGCGACCTCTGTTAACGCCTTATTTTTCACGATGACCATTTACCAGATAGATATTTGCCATTCTAATAAAATACAACAATTTTTTTGTGATATCAAAGCACTCAACAAAATAGCTTGTGCCAATATTAAAATTCATCTTATCATGTCTTTTGAAATCATAATCCTCGGGGTTATCCAGTTCATTATTAGTTTATCATCATACGTCAAAATAATATCTATCGTTCTCAACATTCCTTCTATAACTGGTAGAAAAAAAGCTTTCTCCACCTGCACTTCACACCTTACAGTTTTGAGTACGTTTTATGGAGCCGGTATGTGTATGTACCTAAAGCCTCCTTCAGAACATCCAGAACTTGACTTAGTGTTCTCAACACTGTATACAGCAGTTGCTCCTATGTTAAATCCAATAGTATATAGTTTAAGAAATAAAGAGGTAAAAGTGGCCATAAAGAAAATTATTGACTTGAAATAG